One Ahaetulla prasina isolate Xishuangbanna chromosome 1, ASM2864084v1, whole genome shotgun sequence DNA window includes the following coding sequences:
- the LOC131188736 gene encoding uncharacterized protein K02A2.6-like, whose amino-acid sequence LLWGDRVVIPEKLRKKVLELLHEGHPGIVRMKGLARSYVWWPLMDMEIAERVGKCQACQESRPLPPTAPIREWERPQGPWSRIHIDFAGPFHGQTFLVVVDAYSKWLEIILMRSMTAEAVISVLRHLFVTHGLPDTLVSDNGPQFTATQFEEYLAEEGIRHVLSAPFHPATNGLAERFVRSAKEALSRIRPGDWQTKIDTFLAVQHRTPCVTTGRSPAELLMGRKLRCPLDRLN is encoded by the coding sequence ctgctatggggggatcgagtggtgatcccggagaaattgaggaaaaaggtattggaactccttcacgaaggccacccagggattgtgagaatgaagggtctagcgcgaagctatgtgtggtggcccttaatggacatggaaattgctgaaagggtagggaaatgccaggcctgccaggagtccagaccgctacccccaacggccccgatccgggaatgggagagaccccagggcccttggtctaggatccatatcgattttgccggccccttccacggccaaacttttttggtagtagtcgatgcctactccaaatggctggaaatcattctcatgagatccatgacagccgaggccgtgatttcagtcctacggcacctatttgtaacccacgggttgcccgacactttagtctccgataacggcccgcaattcacggcaacccagtttgaggagtacttggcagaggagggcatccggcatgtcctctcggcgcctttccaccctgcgacgaacggccttgcagaacgtttcgttcggagcgcaaaggaagcattgtccagaatcaggccaggcgattggcaaacaaaaatcgatacattcctagcagtccaacacagaaccccctgtgtaacaactggccgcagcccggcagagctattaatgggtcggaagcttaggtgcccactagaccgcttaaac